Proteins from a genomic interval of Medicago truncatula cultivar Jemalong A17 chromosome 3, MtrunA17r5.0-ANR, whole genome shotgun sequence:
- the LOC11414852 gene encoding uncharacterized protein, whose protein sequence is MKARGVSLVGKNISHLLDNYLVIEELSATKEEVANEVVREALDRAPSGYIKWRPDPIISQLIVNNRLLGEANKGLSARISLLESETREMKKLYGSAQSSYVDEGVFNDEGVHEDVSMDEIERVIEREVANVSYDVAHHASNLLTIIKDKPRNRVKSGVLLYPWVKDGRIKKKI, encoded by the exons ATGAAGGCACGTGGTGTTAGTTTGGTTGGCAAAAATATATCACACTTGCTTGATAATTATTTG GTTATTGAAGAGTTAAGTGCAACTAAAGAAGAGGTTGCAAATGAAGTTGTGAGGGAGGCGTTAGATCGAGCGCCAAGTGGATATATTAAATGGAGACCAGATCCTATTATCAGTCAGTTAATTGTTAACAATCGCCTGTTGGGGGAAGCAAACAAAGGACTTTCCGCAAGGATATCTCTTCTTGAATCGGAAACTAGAGAGATGAAGAAGTTATACGGTAGTGCACAATCCAGTTATGTGGACGAAGGTGTCTTCAATGATGAAGGTGTCCACGAGGACGTCTCCATGGATGAGATTGAAAGAGTTATTGAAAGGGAGGTGGCAAATGTATCATATGATGTAGCACATCATGCATCAAATCTCTTAACTATAATTAAGGACAAGCCAAGAAACCGTGTAAAAAGTGGGGTTCTGCTTTACCCATGGGTGAAGGATGGACGCATAAAGAAGAAGATTTAA